In uncultured Bacteroides sp., one genomic interval encodes:
- the dapF gene encoding diaminopimelate epimerase, which translates to MTNLIKFTKMHGAGNDYIYVNTLKYPIEHPEDLAIKWSKYHTGIGSDGLVLIGKSPIADFSMRIFNADGSEAMMCGNASRCIGKYLYDNKITDKEDITLDTLSGIKHLHLTISEDKVSKVTVDMGSPKLEEVLVNGKSENLVSTEITVNNQTYKATAISMGNPHLVIYIDDIEKIDLPVIGPILERHPFFPNRVNVEFAQKIDNKTVRMRVWERGSGITMACGTGACATAVAGSIIGQTERDVEIIMDGGSLNIKWEEQTDRVYMTGDAVTVFEGEIAL; encoded by the coding sequence ATGACAAACTTAATTAAATTTACCAAGATGCACGGTGCGGGTAATGACTATATATATGTCAATACATTAAAATACCCCATTGAACATCCTGAAGATTTAGCAATAAAATGGAGTAAATATCATACAGGCATTGGATCTGATGGATTGGTTCTTATCGGAAAATCTCCAATTGCAGATTTCAGTATGCGCATCTTTAATGCAGACGGTTCTGAAGCTATGATGTGCGGAAATGCATCCCGCTGTATTGGTAAATATCTATATGATAATAAAATAACAGATAAAGAAGACATTACTCTAGATACTCTTTCTGGAATCAAGCATTTACATCTTACTATATCCGAAGATAAAGTATCAAAAGTTACTGTTGACATGGGTTCTCCTAAATTAGAAGAAGTTTTAGTTAATGGAAAGTCTGAAAATTTGGTTTCAACGGAAATTACAGTAAATAATCAAACGTATAAAGCGACTGCTATTTCAATGGGAAATCCTCATTTGGTAATCTACATTGATGATATAGAAAAAATAGATCTTCCTGTTATTGGGCCAATTTTGGAACGTCACCCATTTTTTCCAAATAGAGTAAATGTAGAATTTGCTCAGAAGATAGATAATAAAACTGTAAGAATGAGAGTTTGGGAACGTGGTTCCGGAATTACCATGGCATGCGGAACTGGTGCATGTGCAACAGCCGTTGCCGGTTCTATTATAGGGCAGACTGAACGTGATGTTGAGATCATTATGGATGGAGGTAGCCTGAACATAAAATGGGAAGAACAAACTGATAGAGTTTATATGACAGGTGATGCTGTCACTGTTTTTGAAGGTGAAATAGCACTATAA
- a CDS encoding LL-diaminopimelate aminotransferase → MALVNENFLKLPGSYLFSDIAKKVNTFKVTHPKQDVIRLGIGDVTQPLPDAVIKAMHKAVEEMASKDTFRGYGPEQGYNFLIETIIKNDYATRGISLDPSEVFINDGAKSDTGNIGDILRHDNSVGITDPVYPVYIDSNVMAGRAGDLIDGKWSNLVYIPCLSENNFIPQIPDRRIDMLYLCYPNNPTGTTLTKEELKKWVNYALENDTLILYDAAYEAYIQEPDVPHSIYEIKGAKKVAIEFRSFSKTAGFTGVRCGYTVVPKELNAITLDGEKVSLNKLWNRRQCTKFNGTSYITQRAAEAIYTPEGKEQVKEIVSYYMNNAKIMKEGIESTGLKVFGGVNAPYLWVKTPNGMPSWKFFEQLLYEANIVGTPGVGFGPSGEGYIRLTAFGAREDCVEAMRRLKNWIK, encoded by the coding sequence ATGGCATTAGTAAATGAAAATTTTTTAAAACTACCGGGTAGTTATCTTTTCTCGGACATTGCTAAGAAAGTAAATACATTTAAAGTTACTCATCCCAAACAAGATGTAATTCGTCTGGGTATTGGTGATGTTACTCAGCCATTGCCCGATGCAGTAATAAAAGCTATGCATAAAGCTGTAGAAGAAATGGCTTCAAAAGACACTTTTCGTGGATACGGACCTGAGCAAGGTTATAACTTCTTAATTGAAACAATTATTAAGAATGATTATGCAACCAGAGGTATCAGTCTAGATCCTAGCGAAGTCTTTATTAATGATGGAGCAAAAAGTGATACCGGAAACATTGGAGATATTCTTCGCCACGATAATAGTGTTGGTATAACCGATCCTGTTTATCCTGTATACATTGATTCTAATGTTATGGCTGGCCGTGCAGGAGACTTAATTGATGGCAAATGGAGTAATCTGGTCTATATTCCTTGCTTGAGCGAGAATAATTTCATTCCGCAAATTCCTGACAGAAGAATTGATATGCTATATCTATGCTATCCAAATAACCCAACAGGAACTACTCTTACTAAAGAGGAATTAAAAAAATGGGTTAATTATGCATTGGAAAATGACACATTGATTTTGTATGATGCTGCTTACGAAGCATATATTCAGGAACCAGATGTTCCACATTCTATTTATGAAATTAAAGGTGCAAAGAAAGTTGCAATAGAATTCAGAAGCTTTTCTAAAACAGCCGGATTTACTGGTGTAAGATGTGGATATACCGTTGTTCCAAAAGAATTGAACGCAATAACACTAGACGGTGAGAAGGTTTCTTTAAACAAATTATGGAACAGACGTCAGTGTACTAAGTTTAACGGAACATCCTATATAACTCAAAGAGCTGCTGAAGCTATATATACTCCAGAAGGTAAAGAACAAGTTAAGGAAATAGTCAGTTATTATATGAACAATGCCAAAATTATGAAAGAAGGTATTGAATCTACAGGACTGAAAGTATTCGGAGGTGTAAATGCTCCTTATCTCTGGGTTAAAACACCAAATGGAATGCCTTCATGGAAGTTCTTCGAACAGTTATTGTATGAAGCAAATATTGTTGGAACTCCAGGAGTTGGATTTGGACCAAGCGGAGAAGGTTATATTCGCTTAACAGCTTTTGGTGCACGCGAAGATTGCGTAGAAGCAATGAGAAGATTAAAAAATTGGATAAAATAA